A genomic segment from uncultured Marinifilum sp. encodes:
- the truB gene encoding tRNA pseudouridine(55) synthase TruB: MIRFETDNDFQQGAFILLNKPYEWTSFDLVNKIKHKIKHKLRVKKIKVGHAGTLDPLATGLMIVCVGKYTKQIETYQSQVKEYIATLQLGATTPSFDLETEIDQEHPTQHINQELLSEVLKGFIGTIEQRPPDYSAVKVNGKRAYEYARKGEEVEIKKKTLVIDDIEILEFEKNILKIRVVCSKGTYIRALARDIGQALKSGAHLTALQRTQIGDFKIDDAIEIEDFIKFLENL, from the coding sequence GACCGATAATGATTTTCAACAAGGAGCATTTATTCTTCTGAATAAACCTTACGAATGGACATCGTTTGATTTGGTGAACAAAATAAAACACAAAATCAAGCATAAACTCCGTGTGAAAAAAATTAAGGTTGGACATGCCGGAACTTTAGATCCTTTAGCAACTGGTTTAATGATTGTTTGTGTTGGAAAATATACCAAACAAATCGAAACTTATCAGTCACAAGTAAAAGAGTACATTGCTACACTGCAATTAGGGGCAACAACGCCATCATTCGATCTTGAAACAGAAATAGATCAGGAACACCCAACTCAACACATTAATCAAGAATTGCTTAGCGAAGTACTAAAAGGATTTATTGGAACCATAGAACAACGCCCCCCAGATTATTCGGCAGTAAAAGTAAATGGAAAACGTGCCTACGAATATGCCCGAAAAGGTGAGGAAGTTGAGATTAAAAAAAAGACACTTGTTATAGATGATATCGAAATTTTAGAATTTGAAAAAAATATTTTAAAAATAAGAGTAGTCTGTAGCAAAGGAACTTATATAAGAGCCTTAGCCCGTGATATTGGGCAAGCATTAAAAAGTGGTGCACATTTAACAGCACTGCAGCGCACTCAAATCGGCGATTTTAAGATCGACGATGCTATTGAAATTGAAGATTTTATAAAATTCTTAGAAAATTTATAA